One window of Quercus robur chromosome 12, dhQueRobu3.1, whole genome shotgun sequence genomic DNA carries:
- the LOC126709965 gene encoding 36.4 kDa proline-rich protein-like has translation MTSPKITAMFFIILIFMLNVLPPIQACTPSCSQPHPPSHHPKNPHPKPPTTKHPPQHGSGHPENPPVVVSPPIVTPPSTPYPPYTGNPPSGGGGGGGGGGGGGGGGGGGGGGGGGGGGVPGFNPPPSTQPTCPINALKLGLCVDVLGGLVHIGLGDPVENVCCPVLKGLLELEAAICLCTTIRLKLLNLNIFIPLALQVLITCGITPPPGFVCPPL, from the coding sequence ATGACGAGTCCAAAGATTACAGCCATGTTCTTCATCATCCTGATTTTCATGTTGAACGTGTTGCCACCAATACAAGCTTGTACTCCATCATGTTCACAGCCACACCCACCTTCCCATCATCCAAAAAACCCTCACCCAAAACCACCAACTACAAAACACCCACCACAGCATGGATCGGGACACCCGGAAAACCCTCCTGTAGTTGTTTCACCCCCAATAGTTACACCACCTTCTACTCCCTACCCACCTTACACTGGTAATCCTCCTTCTGGAGGAGGTGGTGGcggtggaggtggtggaggaggaggaggtggaggtggaggtggaggtggtggcggcggcggcggcggcggtgtTCCTGGTTTCAATCCTCCACCTTCTACACAACCAACTTGTCCCATCAATGCACTTAAACTAGGGCTTTGTGTAGATGTGCTTGGTGGTTTGGTGCATATTGGATTAGGCGACCCAGTTGAGAATGTTTGCTGTCCGGTGCTTAAAGGTCTGCTAGAGCTTGAGGCGGCTATTTGTCTTTGCACTACGATAAGGCTTAAGCTTCTCAACCTCAACATTTTTATTCCTCTTGCTCTTCAAGTTCTAATTACCTGTGGGATAACTCCTCCCCCTGGTTTTGTGTGTCCTCCTCTCTAa